A single genomic interval of Asinibacterium sp. OR53 harbors:
- a CDS encoding RidA family protein translates to MTTINADEKLKELNLTLPPAPSPLGVYKPCLVDGKYLYLSGHGPVQNDKSLIIGRVGADMDMEAGKLAARQVGLTMLATIQAQLGSLNKIKRVIKVLGMVNCTPDFKRHPYVINGCSELFASIWGEENGVGVRSAVGFGSLPDNIPVEIEALFELV, encoded by the coding sequence ATGACAACCATTAATGCAGATGAAAAATTAAAAGAGCTAAACCTCACGCTGCCTCCTGCACCGTCGCCGCTGGGTGTGTACAAACCCTGCCTGGTTGATGGCAAATATTTGTACCTGTCTGGCCACGGCCCTGTTCAAAATGACAAATCACTGATCATTGGCCGCGTCGGCGCCGATATGGATATGGAGGCCGGTAAACTGGCCGCACGCCAGGTAGGGTTAACCATGCTGGCTACTATTCAAGCGCAACTGGGCAGCTTAAATAAAATAAAGCGTGTGATCAAAGTATTGGGCATGGTCAATTGCACACCCGATTTTAAACGGCACCCTTATGTGATCAATGGCTGTAGCGAACTGTTCGCTTCGATCTGGGGTGAAGAAAATGGAGTAGGAGTCAGAAGCGCGGTTGGATTTGGTTCTTTGCCGGATAACATACCTGTTGAGATCGAGGCTTTGTTTGAATTAGTATAA
- a CDS encoding gluconate:H+ symporter: protein MHILIIILFIAILIVLITVGKINTFLSFLVVSIAAGIALGIPLDKLGNSVKTGIGDTAGSLTVIIVLGAMLGKLVAESGAAKKIASVLVTAFGAKHIQWALMITGFIVGIPLYYGVGFILLVPLIFSIVYQYKLPAVYIGLPMLAALSVTHGFLPPHPSPVALASLFNADVGLTLVYGLLVAIPAIIMAGPVFASTLKKIDTEPLELFQQHEKDVYQEPGIGNSFFATLLPVFLLILLTIIQHSASKAFSGSSLFAFISDPSVVMIVSLAAATYTIGIRQGMSMKHVMDIYANAVKDIAMILLIIAGSGILKQVMTDSGVSAELAAALQKLPVHPLVLGWLIAALIRACVGSATVAALTAAGVILPLMMQSHINPNLMVLSVGAGSLMFSHVNDAGFWMFKEYFGLSVKDTLRSWSIMEMIVSVVGLTGVLVLNLFIK from the coding sequence ATGCATATACTCATTATTATACTTTTTATTGCCATCCTGATCGTGCTTATTACAGTAGGCAAAATCAATACATTCCTGTCTTTTTTAGTGGTGTCTATAGCAGCGGGGATCGCCCTCGGAATTCCGTTGGATAAATTAGGCAATTCCGTTAAAACAGGCATTGGAGATACTGCCGGGTCGTTAACGGTGATCATTGTACTGGGAGCCATGCTGGGTAAACTGGTAGCTGAAAGCGGCGCTGCGAAAAAGATCGCCTCTGTATTGGTAACGGCTTTTGGTGCAAAACATATCCAATGGGCATTGATGATCACCGGGTTTATTGTGGGCATCCCGTTATACTACGGCGTTGGATTCATATTGCTGGTGCCGCTTATTTTTTCTATCGTTTATCAATACAAATTACCCGCTGTGTACATTGGGTTGCCCATGCTGGCGGCCTTATCTGTTACGCACGGCTTTTTGCCACCTCATCCGTCGCCTGTTGCATTGGCTTCGTTATTCAACGCAGATGTGGGGCTTACCCTGGTGTATGGTTTGTTGGTAGCAATACCTGCTATCATTATGGCCGGACCTGTCTTTGCCAGTACACTGAAGAAAATCGATACCGAACCGCTGGAGTTGTTCCAGCAGCACGAAAAAGATGTGTACCAGGAACCTGGCATTGGAAACAGTTTCTTTGCCACTTTACTGCCGGTATTCCTTTTGATATTGCTTACCATCATACAACACAGTGCCAGTAAAGCTTTTTCGGGAAGTTCGCTTTTTGCTTTCATCAGTGATCCATCTGTGGTGATGATCGTTTCATTGGCTGCGGCTACTTATACGATCGGGATAAGGCAAGGCATGAGCATGAAACATGTGATGGACATCTATGCCAATGCAGTGAAAGACATCGCCATGATCTTGCTGATCATTGCGGGATCCGGTATCTTAAAACAGGTGATGACCGATAGTGGTGTAAGTGCCGAGCTGGCTGCTGCTTTACAAAAACTACCGGTACATCCATTGGTGCTGGGTTGGTTGATTGCGGCGCTGATACGCGCCTGTGTTGGCTCTGCAACGGTTGCGGCATTAACAGCGGCGGGCGTGATCTTGCCACTGATGATGCAATCGCATATCAACCCCAACCTGATGGTACTGTCGGTAGGCGCCGGCAGCCTCATGTTCTCGCATGTGAATGATGCGGGCTTTTGGATGTTCAAAGAATATTTCGGTCTCTCAGTAAAAGATACCTTGCGTTCGTGGTCTATCATGGAAATGATTGTTTCTGTAGTTGGACTAACAGGCGTATTGGTATTGAACCTATTCATAAAATAA
- the folE gene encoding GTP cyclohydrolase I FolE, which produces MASVSGEEDHFSSGSQTPLRPDAFVMSAEEKVHDIAYHFRSIMHTLGLDLSDDSLKDTPMRVAKMYVRELFSGLDPVNKPAISLFDNSYGYGQLLLEKNIPFVSQCEHHFVPIRGKAHVAYFAGDKVIGLSKLNRIVDYFARRPQVQERLTVQIGQELQQVLSTEDVAVIIDAEHMCVSMRGIRQDGCSTVSSFYGGRFNNASVKNELLLQLK; this is translated from the coding sequence ATGGCGTCCGTTTCCGGTGAAGAAGATCATTTTTCCAGCGGGTCTCAAACGCCGTTACGTCCGGATGCATTTGTCATGAGTGCAGAGGAAAAAGTGCACGATATCGCTTATCATTTCAGATCTATCATGCATACGTTGGGATTGGACCTGAGTGATGACAGCCTGAAGGATACTCCCATGCGTGTAGCTAAGATGTATGTGCGGGAGCTGTTTTCCGGGCTCGATCCGGTAAATAAGCCGGCCATCTCGCTGTTCGACAATAGCTATGGTTACGGTCAACTCCTGCTCGAAAAAAATATTCCTTTTGTCAGTCAATGCGAGCATCATTTTGTGCCGATTCGCGGCAAGGCACATGTTGCCTATTTCGCCGGCGATAAGGTCATTGGTTTATCCAAGCTCAACAGGATCGTAGATTATTTTGCCAGGCGTCCGCAGGTGCAGGAGCGTTTAACAGTACAGATTGGGCAGGAGTTGCAACAGGTGCTCTCCACCGAGGATGTAGCTGTTATTATTGATGCCGAGCATATGTGTGTTTCCATGCGGGGTATCAGACAGGACGGGTGCAGCACCGTTAGCTCTTTTTATGGAGGACGTTTTAACAACGCATCTGTAAAAAATGAATTGCTGCTGCAGTTGAAATGA